The following proteins come from a genomic window of Solwaraspora sp. WMMA2065:
- a CDS encoding G5 domain-containing protein → MTYPARDINQRPLPTTGAGRLGPGQKAAAYLGVGLAVFVLLCGGSSFLASLVSSEPQATGDKLTALSGSGADGDRSAPATSAVAGGSTSASPTASPTASPTPSPSPSPTASVPSVAQPKVETKTVTETREIPFKEKRVDDPNLAKGKTKVKTAGVTGVKTLTYRVTYTDGVQTAKELISEKVTKQPVTKVVLVGTKITQQCHPSYTGACVPFASDVDCAGGSGNGPAYVSGPVRVVGSDVYGLDRDGDGVACE, encoded by the coding sequence GTGACCTATCCAGCGCGCGACATCAACCAGCGTCCGTTGCCCACCACCGGTGCCGGGCGGCTCGGCCCCGGCCAGAAGGCAGCCGCCTACCTCGGCGTCGGTCTGGCGGTCTTCGTCCTGCTCTGCGGCGGCAGCTCGTTCCTGGCCAGCCTGGTCTCCTCGGAGCCGCAGGCCACCGGTGACAAGCTCACCGCGCTCAGCGGAAGTGGCGCTGACGGCGACCGGTCGGCACCGGCGACCTCCGCCGTGGCGGGCGGTTCGACCTCGGCCAGCCCGACCGCCTCGCCGACCGCCTCCCCGACCCCGAGCCCGAGCCCGTCCCCGACGGCCTCCGTCCCGAGCGTTGCGCAGCCGAAGGTGGAGACGAAGACGGTGACCGAGACGCGGGAGATTCCCTTCAAGGAGAAGCGTGTCGACGACCCCAATCTCGCCAAGGGCAAGACGAAGGTGAAGACCGCCGGTGTCACCGGCGTGAAGACGCTGACCTACCGGGTGACCTACACCGACGGGGTGCAGACCGCCAAGGAACTGATCAGTGAGAAGGTGACGAAGCAGCCGGTCACCAAGGTGGTGCTGGTCGGCACCAAGATCACCCAGCAGTGCCACCCCAGCTACACCGGCGCCTGCGTACCGTTCGCCAGCGATGTCGACTGTGCCGGCGGCAGCGGCAACGGTCCGGCGTACGTCAGCGGGCCGGTGCGGGTCGTCGGATCCGACGTCTACGGCCTGGACCGCGACGGCGACGGCGTCGCCTGCGAGTGA
- a CDS encoding VOC family protein, which produces MTTEPDRQAVGSLRAVAIDAPDIDRLATFYEQLAGWRRRPTGDDDDDWITLVTDDGWRIGLQQAVDHVPPDWPGQDRPQQAHLDFQVSDIDAAAERAQQLGASLLQRNERWHTLADPAGHPFCLCLKADEPRTTLAGVMLDCPDAKELSHFYAGLLGEPVTYEGDGIAMIGEQGAQPVLFQQVEQYAAPRWPDPAYPQQIHLDVQVQGVDAAEHAALATGATRLDGAGPGWRVYADPAGHPFCLVWAA; this is translated from the coding sequence ATGACCACCGAACCAGACCGGCAGGCGGTCGGCTCACTGCGGGCCGTGGCGATCGACGCGCCGGACATCGATCGCCTGGCCACCTTCTACGAACAGCTCGCCGGCTGGCGACGCCGCCCCACCGGTGACGATGACGACGACTGGATCACCCTTGTCACCGACGACGGCTGGCGGATCGGGCTGCAACAGGCCGTCGACCACGTACCGCCGGACTGGCCCGGCCAGGACCGACCGCAGCAGGCCCACCTCGACTTCCAGGTGTCGGACATCGACGCGGCGGCCGAACGCGCCCAGCAGCTCGGTGCCAGCCTGTTGCAACGCAACGAACGGTGGCACACCCTCGCCGACCCGGCCGGCCACCCGTTCTGCCTGTGTCTGAAAGCCGACGAGCCGCGCACCACCTTGGCGGGCGTCATGCTCGACTGCCCCGACGCCAAGGAGTTGAGCCACTTCTACGCCGGACTGCTCGGCGAACCGGTGACCTACGAGGGGGACGGTATCGCCATGATCGGCGAACAGGGTGCGCAGCCCGTCCTGTTTCAGCAGGTCGAGCAGTACGCCGCGCCCCGCTGGCCGGACCCGGCGTACCCGCAGCAGATCCACCTCGACGTGCAGGTCCAGGGCGTAGATGCCGCCGAACATGCCGCCCTCGCCACCGGCGCCACCCGACTCGACGGTGCCGGCCCCGGCTGGCGCGTCTACGCCGACCCCGCCGGCCACCCCTTCTGCCTCGTCTGGGCGGCCTGA
- the cutA gene encoding divalent-cation tolerance protein CutA, producing the protein MSDYLQVSTAVETREAAVALARSAVGARLAGNAQVIGPLISVFWHLGSQGESEEWQVLLNTTAARYEALERHLLAHHPWQNPQITATAIVAGSAVCLEWLRSSTGDAPSGS; encoded by the coding sequence ATGAGCGACTATCTACAGGTGTCGACCGCAGTCGAGACGCGAGAGGCGGCTGTGGCCCTCGCCCGATCGGCAGTTGGTGCTCGCCTGGCCGGGAACGCACAGGTGATCGGCCCCTTGATCAGCGTCTTTTGGCACCTGGGCAGTCAAGGTGAGAGCGAAGAGTGGCAGGTGTTACTCAATACCACGGCAGCCCGCTACGAAGCCCTGGAGCGCCACCTACTCGCACACCATCCCTGGCAAAACCCGCAGATCACCGCTACCGCGATCGTGGCAGGATCAGCAGTGTGCCTTGAGTGGCTTCGATCGTCGACAGGCGACGCTCCGTCAGGCAGTTGA
- a CDS encoding helix-turn-helix transcriptional regulator, producing the protein MSSTVGDNVGRLRRLRGLTQEQLAEAAGLAVETIQKLEQNKPGSPRMSTLRAIAAALAVPTSVLVGPAVADPTAGAGTDGDEIAVDLLRRALTPARGLSGTTVGDVSTDPPTVRELQTSIAEIDRIYHGDDYATALARLPVLIGAARSLVDASGGDQRTAGAGQLAQAYQIAGTTLIQLRRFDLAYHALSLALDVADESGNELVAASVVTTMCWLLLRQGRFDEAGRLAVATADAVEPRFSRTDPTRLAVWGWLMLRGSAAAIRDGRADDAGEMLDAAGAAAVRIGEHLPADVALRMPVTMGAFCPVTVEMKRVEMSVVAGDPVTALALAERVPPGNGRATSDNRNRHQLDRAWANAERGDLAEAARILSGLRAESPTWLRHQRYARDIVTTILTRRRRPVSQELAALADLLGAGS; encoded by the coding sequence ATGAGTTCGACGGTGGGCGACAACGTAGGGCGGCTACGTCGACTCAGGGGACTCACTCAGGAGCAGTTGGCGGAGGCCGCCGGGCTCGCGGTCGAGACGATCCAGAAGCTGGAGCAGAACAAGCCGGGATCACCACGGATGTCGACCTTGCGGGCGATCGCCGCTGCGCTTGCCGTGCCGACATCCGTACTCGTCGGGCCGGCCGTCGCTGACCCGACGGCCGGGGCCGGGACCGATGGCGACGAGATCGCGGTTGACCTGCTACGGCGGGCGCTGACTCCGGCCCGTGGCTTGAGCGGCACGACTGTCGGTGATGTCTCGACAGATCCGCCGACCGTGCGAGAACTGCAGACGTCAATTGCCGAGATCGACCGGATCTACCATGGTGACGATTACGCCACCGCGCTCGCCCGGTTGCCGGTGCTGATCGGTGCAGCCCGCAGCCTTGTCGACGCGAGTGGCGGCGACCAGCGGACCGCTGGTGCGGGTCAGCTCGCTCAGGCGTACCAGATCGCCGGGACGACCTTGATCCAGCTCCGGCGTTTCGATCTTGCCTACCATGCGCTGAGTCTCGCGCTCGACGTCGCGGACGAGTCCGGCAACGAACTGGTCGCCGCGTCTGTTGTCACCACGATGTGCTGGCTGTTGCTCCGGCAGGGGCGGTTCGACGAGGCAGGGCGGTTGGCTGTCGCCACGGCGGACGCGGTGGAGCCACGCTTCTCCCGTACGGACCCGACCCGGCTGGCGGTCTGGGGCTGGCTCATGTTGCGCGGGTCGGCTGCCGCGATCCGCGATGGTCGCGCCGACGACGCCGGAGAAATGCTCGACGCCGCCGGTGCGGCGGCGGTCCGGATCGGCGAGCATCTTCCAGCAGACGTGGCTCTCCGCATGCCGGTGACCATGGGGGCCTTCTGCCCGGTGACCGTGGAGATGAAGCGGGTAGAGATGTCGGTCGTAGCGGGCGACCCGGTCACGGCGCTCGCGTTGGCGGAACGCGTACCGCCGGGGAACGGCCGGGCCACGTCGGACAACCGGAATCGTCACCAGCTCGACCGGGCCTGGGCCAACGCTGAGCGCGGCGACTTGGCCGAAGCGGCGCGCATCCTCTCCGGGCTCCGAGCGGAGTCACCGACCTGGTTGCGGCATCAGCGGTACGCCCGGGACATCGTCACCACGATCCTTACCCGTCGCCGTCGGCCGGTAAGTCAGGAACTGGCCGCGCTTGCTGACCTGCTGGGCGCAGGTTCCTGA
- a CDS encoding DUF3558 family protein has product MTGRPTTGGRRAVRLTLLCLLAVAVVAAGTGCGDTAETSTGGPSIAPPTGFPDDSVATSQAPPASTETDPPAAPAVVNPCDLVTQQEAEQLAGTPLDAPQQVEATCTFTSPPSGPTAQVEVFVGPGAKKILDINRELGHEFRELPGVGDEAYAEDDSVYVNISGQWVSIRLVRLNDPAENRQPLEDLARVVAGRL; this is encoded by the coding sequence GTGACCGGGCGGCCGACCACCGGCGGCCGGCGGGCCGTACGGCTGACGCTGCTCTGCCTGCTGGCGGTCGCCGTCGTCGCGGCCGGCACCGGATGCGGCGACACCGCAGAGACGTCGACCGGAGGACCCTCGATCGCGCCGCCGACCGGCTTCCCGGACGACAGCGTCGCGACCAGCCAGGCTCCACCAGCGAGTACGGAGACCGACCCGCCCGCCGCGCCGGCCGTGGTCAACCCCTGTGACCTGGTGACCCAGCAGGAGGCTGAGCAGTTGGCCGGCACACCGCTCGACGCACCTCAGCAGGTCGAGGCGACCTGCACGTTCACCTCGCCACCGTCCGGGCCGACCGCCCAGGTGGAGGTCTTCGTCGGACCCGGCGCCAAGAAGATCCTCGACATCAACCGGGAGCTCGGGCACGAGTTCCGTGAGCTGCCCGGCGTCGGCGACGAGGCGTACGCCGAAGACGACAGCGTGTACGTCAACATCTCCGGCCAGTGGGTCTCGATCCGGTTGGTGCGGCTCAACGATCCCGCCGAGAACCGGCAGCCGCTCGAGGACCTCGCCCGCGTCGTCGCCGGCCGGCTCTGA
- a CDS encoding DUF3558 family protein: MPGPRPGAARRTHRPGPPHQLLPSLFSLTTALLGATALLVVTVSACSPGDTTQPADPGGQPAAANQPADEQPGDESPPPVDACTLLTADEVTPIIGAHDGGGPGDGLGESVCVWENPDTYHSVTVSIGGPGTAASGELPAESAYGETEPGPDGIRFAPGGFAEFIVSDRACEVQVVAPDDDRDVTVELIGLIRSRM; the protein is encoded by the coding sequence ATGCCAGGACCACGCCCCGGCGCCGCACGCCGTACGCACCGACCCGGGCCGCCACACCAGCTCCTGCCCAGCCTCTTCAGCCTCACGACGGCGCTGCTCGGCGCGACGGCGCTGCTGGTCGTGACGGTCTCCGCCTGCTCCCCGGGCGACACCACGCAACCGGCCGACCCCGGCGGTCAGCCGGCCGCAGCCAACCAGCCGGCGGACGAGCAACCCGGCGACGAGTCGCCGCCGCCGGTCGACGCCTGCACACTGCTCACCGCCGACGAGGTCACCCCGATCATCGGCGCGCACGACGGCGGCGGGCCCGGCGACGGCCTCGGCGAAAGCGTCTGCGTGTGGGAGAACCCCGACACCTACCACTCGGTGACGGTCAGCATCGGCGGCCCGGGGACGGCCGCCTCCGGTGAGCTGCCCGCCGAATCGGCGTACGGCGAGACCGAACCCGGCCCGGACGGGATCCGGTTCGCTCCCGGCGGCTTCGCCGAGTTCATCGTCAGCGACCGGGCCTGTGAGGTCCAGGTGGTCGCCCCCGACGACGACCGGGACGTCACCGTCGAGCTGATCGGTCTGATCAGGAGCCGGATGTGA